A DNA window from Bdellovibrio sp. BCCA contains the following coding sequences:
- a CDS encoding DUF58 domain-containing protein has protein sequence MASSEAVNGQGLYKKVRQFLSRKRTRTYIVPSAFGFAFGAMALVLFFLAVGYANNLIYIFVFFLISVALTSVLITNKNVDGVEIENIYGENLFAEERSALVVHLKNHFTAPAWNLVVFFEKTEERAELSSLNPASLVYPAKKGDPQFPQKSYGSEDLKNSGLFRDHREYQSSDSTMRIDWRASARRQELLVKNFEEMEKPSLRFSWEQTSHLTDFESRISQLCLWIDEAEKRGHAYSLDLNNIKTPLERGPSHWKTCLESLAILNSGDVS, from the coding sequence ATGGCATCAAGCGAGGCCGTGAATGGGCAGGGGCTTTACAAAAAAGTACGCCAGTTCCTGTCTAGGAAAAGAACGAGAACTTATATTGTTCCAAGTGCTTTTGGTTTCGCTTTCGGAGCCATGGCGCTGGTATTATTCTTTTTAGCCGTCGGTTACGCGAATAATCTTATTTACATCTTTGTCTTCTTTCTAATTTCTGTCGCTCTTACCAGCGTACTTATTACGAATAAAAATGTGGATGGAGTTGAAATAGAAAACATTTACGGAGAAAATCTATTTGCAGAAGAAAGAAGCGCGCTAGTCGTCCATTTAAAGAACCATTTCACGGCACCAGCTTGGAATCTTGTTGTCTTCTTTGAGAAAACAGAAGAGCGAGCGGAGCTTTCTTCACTAAACCCTGCCTCTTTGGTTTACCCTGCAAAAAAAGGGGATCCTCAGTTTCCGCAAAAATCTTACGGTTCCGAAGATCTCAAAAATTCAGGTTTGTTTCGCGATCACCGGGAATATCAAAGCTCAGACTCCACGATGCGCATTGATTGGCGGGCGAGCGCAAGACGACAGGAACTGTTGGTAAAAAACTTTGAAGAGATGGAAAAGCCTTCATTGAGATTTTCGTGGGAACAGACTTCGCACCTTACAGATTTTGAATCGCGCATCTCGCAACTTTGTCTTTGGATAGATGAAGCTGAAAAACGAGGACATGCCTACTCTTTGGATCTAAATAATATTAAGACACCTCTTGAGCGTGGACCTTCACACTGGAAAACATGTCTTGAGTCTCTGGCGATTTTAAATTCCGGAGATGTGTCGTGA
- a CDS encoding AAA family ATPase, giving the protein MNQKFHELISEASKVVLDKNVEIRLAITCLLAGGNLLIEDLPGVGKTTLVQVLGKLLGLKTRRIQFTIDLLPADVIGGQVFHPQEHKFVFHEGPLFSQLVMADELNRASPRTQSALLQAMEEGEVSVDGNTWALPRPFYVIATQNPHQQMGTFPLPESQLDRFLMSLELHHASKETEVRILQGEDPRHLLQNVKALFSENEISEALLQVQKVQVSQTVANYIADLLEKSRRAGFEGTPLSTRAGMALVKAAKAWAFMEGRNYVRPEDVQQILVPVLGHRLGGNHGIKRGREWAGALQKSTPVPV; this is encoded by the coding sequence ATGAATCAAAAGTTTCACGAACTCATCTCTGAAGCGTCGAAAGTTGTTCTGGATAAGAATGTGGAAATCCGTTTAGCGATCACTTGTCTGCTCGCTGGTGGAAATCTTTTGATTGAAGATTTGCCGGGAGTGGGGAAGACCACTTTGGTGCAAGTTCTTGGAAAACTTTTAGGTCTTAAAACTCGTCGTATTCAATTCACGATTGATCTTCTTCCGGCTGATGTCATCGGCGGACAAGTGTTTCATCCGCAAGAACATAAATTTGTTTTTCATGAGGGACCACTGTTTTCACAACTTGTTATGGCCGATGAATTAAATCGCGCGAGTCCTCGCACGCAGAGTGCTTTGCTTCAAGCAATGGAAGAAGGCGAAGTATCTGTCGATGGAAATACGTGGGCGCTACCTCGTCCTTTCTATGTGATTGCGACACAGAATCCGCATCAGCAGATGGGAACTTTTCCATTACCTGAAAGTCAGCTTGATCGTTTTCTAATGAGTTTGGAATTGCATCACGCTTCAAAAGAAACCGAAGTGCGTATTTTGCAAGGTGAAGATCCACGTCATCTTTTGCAAAACGTGAAAGCACTTTTTTCTGAGAATGAAATTTCAGAAGCTCTTTTGCAAGTTCAAAAAGTCCAAGTTTCACAAACTGTTGCGAACTATATCGCGGACCTTTTAGAGAAATCTCGTCGCGCAGGATTCGAAGGGACACCTCTTTCTACTCGTGCGGGAATGGCTCTGGTAAAAGCGGCCAAAGCTTGGGCCTTCATGGAGGGTCGCAACTATGTGCGCCCTGAAGATGTTCAACAAATTTTAGTTCCTGTATTAGGTCACCGTCTGGGAGGAAATCATGGCATCAAGCGAGGCCGTGAATGGGCAGGGGCTTTACAAAAAAGTACGCCAGTTCCTGTCTAG
- a CDS encoding NADH-quinone oxidoreductase subunit N: MNTAIGLSDILLISPMIALFLASIIPITAKVLRGNREQHPVITLSQGLIGIVVAIGLLVVFGGAGKTAFNGGLIFDGVTQWMGVIALGAAGAAMIMMYENPSTTGKQFSELVFLALSSAIGMLILVSAVDLLMVFIGLELMSLALYLMIAMSHEEKLSKEAALKYFVLGSFASAVFLYGVAFIFGSTGGTNILGFMENAAELVQTSRLFLFGITFVILGFCFKVSIAPFHAWTPDVYQGAPTPHSAFMATAVKTVSFAAFLRVIATKSLTGSDHLFDILQWLAVITMIVGNTAAIIQNNFKRMIAYSSVAHSGYLLIGIITAGVSDNGAFGASGVIFYLLSYALMTLGAFAIASMLERSENHIVNIDDLAGFAKQRPMLALCLTVFLLSLAGIPPTLGFFGKFYLFNAAVGEGLLWLAVWGMVSSVIGVYYYLRPIVVMYMKEGNAEVAGHSLNATTVTAVVMALAIVAMGFVSGPIFAAVEKSLF; encoded by the coding sequence ATGAATACAGCTATTGGTCTTAGTGACATTCTTCTGATTTCGCCAATGATTGCGTTATTTTTGGCGAGTATCATTCCCATCACAGCGAAAGTTTTGCGCGGAAATCGTGAACAACATCCTGTGATCACTTTGTCTCAAGGTTTGATCGGTATCGTGGTTGCAATTGGTTTGCTTGTCGTCTTTGGTGGCGCAGGTAAAACGGCTTTCAACGGCGGATTGATCTTTGACGGTGTGACTCAGTGGATGGGCGTGATTGCTCTTGGTGCTGCTGGTGCTGCGATGATCATGATGTATGAAAATCCATCAACGACAGGAAAGCAGTTTTCTGAACTGGTGTTCTTGGCTCTCAGCTCTGCGATTGGGATGTTGATCCTTGTTTCAGCAGTGGATCTTTTGATGGTATTCATTGGTCTTGAGTTGATGTCTTTGGCATTGTACTTGATGATCGCAATGAGCCACGAAGAAAAACTTTCTAAAGAAGCGGCGTTGAAATACTTCGTTCTTGGATCTTTTGCTTCGGCTGTCTTCTTGTACGGTGTGGCTTTCATTTTTGGATCTACGGGTGGAACAAACATCCTTGGCTTCATGGAAAACGCAGCGGAACTTGTGCAAACGTCTCGTTTGTTCTTGTTCGGTATCACGTTTGTGATCTTGGGCTTCTGCTTTAAGGTTTCAATCGCTCCATTCCATGCATGGACTCCAGACGTTTACCAAGGAGCTCCTACTCCGCACTCTGCTTTCATGGCGACAGCGGTTAAGACAGTTTCTTTTGCAGCTTTCTTGCGCGTGATTGCAACGAAGTCTTTGACGGGTTCTGATCACTTGTTTGATATCTTGCAATGGTTGGCCGTGATCACAATGATCGTGGGTAATACCGCAGCGATCATTCAAAATAACTTTAAACGTATGATTGCTTATTCTTCTGTAGCGCACTCTGGATACCTTTTAATCGGTATCATCACTGCGGGCGTGAGCGATAACGGTGCTTTTGGTGCTTCTGGCGTGATCTTCTATTTGTTGAGCTACGCTTTGATGACTTTGGGGGCGTTTGCAATTGCGAGCATGCTTGAAAGATCTGAAAACCACATCGTGAATATCGATGATCTTGCGGGCTTCGCGAAACAAAGACCGATGTTGGCGTTGTGCCTAACAGTGTTCTTGTTGTCACTTGCGGGTATCCCACCAACATTGGGATTCTTCGGTAAATTCTACTTGTTCAACGCCGCTGTCGGCGAAGGTCTTTTGTGGCTCGCTGTATGGGGTATGGTGAGCTCTGTGATCGGCGTTTACTACTACCTAAGACCGATCGTTGTGATGTACATGAAAGAGGGCAACGCAGAAGTCGCTGGCCACTCTTTGAATGCTACAACTGTCACTGCAGTTGTGATGGCTCTAGCGATTGTTGCGATGGGATTTGTATCAGGCCCTATCTTTGCAGCGGTAGAGAAAAGTTTGTTCTAA
- a CDS encoding complex I subunit 4 family protein, with translation MILSSIVFLPLLFALIVAVWPKSNTIRHLALGLSVIEFLVSLVLLQRFNPSSAGLQMVEKFMWIERFGIQYFMGIDGISLWLVLLTTFLTPIIILASWTAITERVKGFHVALFILQTAMLGTFLAMDAIFFYVFWELSLVPMYFMVGIWGGARRLYATVKFFIYTMAGSVLMLVAIIYMMYLTQEATGHMSASLLDFYQLKIPFVGGTFFSLQTLLFFAFALAFSVKVPVFPLHTWLPDAHVEAPTPGSVILAGVMLKMGTYGFMRWVLPLFPEASEYWAWLFMLIGVVGIIYGALVAMVQPDVKKLVAYSSVSHMGYILLGLFAFNAYGMSGGLYQMLNHGISTGALFILIGMIYERTHSREIAKYGGLASVLPLFTIFFFIVTLSSIAVPLTNGFVGEFFILLGTYQAQPVFAYFAVTGVVLGAVYMLWMFKRVFFGEKGELVKDEHHPLHDLNAREIAVLVPMVIMVFWMGLFPNHFLNYSKASIDYLVNNRSNYNLTIVQPGDASTQQAQGGN, from the coding sequence ATGATCCTGAGTAGCATTGTTTTTCTACCTCTTTTGTTCGCTCTGATCGTAGCAGTATGGCCTAAATCCAATACGATTCGTCACTTGGCTTTAGGTCTTTCTGTGATCGAATTCCTTGTGAGCTTAGTGCTTCTGCAAAGATTCAATCCAAGTTCTGCAGGACTTCAAATGGTTGAGAAGTTCATGTGGATCGAGAGATTCGGCATTCAATACTTCATGGGTATTGACGGGATTTCTTTGTGGCTGGTTCTTCTGACAACGTTCTTAACTCCGATCATTATCTTGGCGAGTTGGACGGCGATCACTGAGCGCGTAAAAGGTTTCCACGTTGCTTTGTTCATTTTGCAAACAGCGATGCTTGGAACTTTCCTGGCGATGGATGCGATCTTCTTCTACGTCTTCTGGGAACTTTCTCTTGTACCGATGTACTTCATGGTCGGTATTTGGGGTGGAGCTCGCAGACTTTATGCGACAGTTAAGTTCTTCATCTATACGATGGCAGGTTCCGTGTTGATGCTCGTTGCGATCATCTACATGATGTACCTCACTCAAGAAGCGACTGGTCACATGAGCGCAAGTCTTTTGGACTTCTATCAATTGAAGATTCCATTTGTTGGCGGAACATTCTTCAGCCTTCAAACTTTGTTGTTCTTTGCGTTTGCTTTGGCATTCTCTGTGAAAGTTCCGGTATTCCCACTTCACACTTGGTTGCCTGATGCCCACGTTGAAGCACCAACTCCAGGCTCTGTGATTCTGGCTGGTGTGATGTTGAAGATGGGTACTTACGGTTTCATGCGCTGGGTTCTTCCTTTGTTCCCAGAGGCTTCTGAATACTGGGCGTGGTTGTTTATGCTGATCGGTGTTGTGGGTATCATCTACGGCGCTTTGGTTGCGATGGTTCAACCGGATGTGAAAAAACTTGTGGCGTACTCTTCTGTATCGCACATGGGTTACATCTTGTTGGGTCTTTTTGCTTTCAACGCTTACGGTATGTCAGGTGGTTTGTACCAAATGTTGAACCACGGTATTTCAACGGGCGCTCTGTTCATCTTAATCGGTATGATTTACGAAAGAACACACTCTCGTGAAATTGCGAAGTACGGTGGTTTGGCAAGTGTGTTGCCACTGTTCACGATCTTCTTCTTTATCGTGACTCTTTCTTCTATCGCGGTTCCATTGACGAACGGATTTGTAGGGGAGTTCTTCATCCTTCTTGGAACTTACCAAGCTCAGCCAGTATTCGCGTACTTCGCGGTAACGGGTGTGGTTCTTGGTGCAGTTTACATGTTGTGGATGTTTAAACGTGTGTTCTTCGGTGAAAAAGGGGAGCTTGTGAAAGACGAGCATCATCCGCTTCATGATTTGAATGCGCGTGAAATCGCGGTTCTTGTTCCGATGGTTATTATGGTGTTCTGGATGGGTCTATTCCCGAACCACTTCTTGAATTACTCCAAGGCTAGTATTGATTACTTGGTGAACAACAGAAGTAACTACAACCTGACAATTGTTCAGCCTGGCGATGCCTCGACTCAGCAAGCGCAAGGAGGTAACTAA
- the nuoL gene encoding NADH-quinone oxidoreductase subunit L translates to MALLILAPFVGFLINGTRYKKHSANVAGVIATVAIAISFISSILLVLDLVAMPEETRRIAVSFFEWMAVDKFKINAGFVIDQISAIMILVVTGVGTLIHLFSIGYMHHDKGAAKYFAYLNLFIFNMLLLVLGDSLLVMFVGWEGVGLCSYLLIGFWFTDKEKAAAGMKAFITNRIGDAAFLLGMFVLFITFGTLNFHELNALAPTVAESSWLGAVTLGTLFLFIGATGKSAQIPLYVWLPDAMAGPTPVSALIHAATMVTAGVYMIVRLNPLFIMAPNTMMVIAVIGAATAVFAATIGMTQWDIKKVLAYSTVSQLGYMFLACGVGAFGAAMFHLMTHAFFKALMFLGSGSVIHAMHEEQDIRKMGGLKKYMPITHITFLLGWLAIIGMPPFAGFFSKDEILAYAFNSPMGSPVLWAAGALGATLTAFYMTRLMALTFWGKSRVPKEVHPHESPALMTIPLIVLAVLSVIGGWIGIPHVIGEGLGHIPNVWEHWLHPLISPIPGWQPIEHTTEWTLMGVSVGLALISAIVAYQFYVKSPETPKKIAASIKPVYNLVYNKYFVDEAYFGFIINPLVNISKNTWYYIDVNFIDKMTYWAGDLARGMGSMVRSIQTGNMQQYAMYIGIGVVVALSFVIMR, encoded by the coding sequence ATGGCCCTTTTGATCCTCGCTCCGTTTGTAGGTTTCCTTATCAACGGAACTCGTTATAAAAAACATTCTGCCAACGTGGCAGGTGTGATTGCTACAGTCGCTATCGCAATCTCTTTCATCAGCTCAATTTTGTTGGTGTTGGATCTTGTCGCGATGCCTGAAGAGACTCGCAGAATTGCCGTGAGCTTCTTTGAATGGATGGCGGTTGATAAGTTTAAAATCAACGCGGGATTTGTGATCGATCAAATCAGCGCGATCATGATCTTGGTTGTGACAGGTGTGGGTACTTTGATCCACTTGTTCTCAATCGGTTACATGCACCACGATAAAGGTGCCGCGAAATACTTCGCTTACCTGAATCTTTTCATCTTCAACATGTTGTTGCTTGTTCTTGGTGACAGCTTGCTTGTGATGTTTGTGGGTTGGGAAGGCGTTGGTCTTTGCTCTTACTTGTTGATCGGTTTCTGGTTTACAGACAAAGAAAAAGCAGCAGCAGGTATGAAAGCCTTCATCACGAATCGTATCGGGGATGCGGCTTTCCTTCTTGGTATGTTTGTTCTTTTCATCACATTCGGAACTTTGAACTTCCACGAGTTGAATGCTTTAGCACCAACAGTGGCTGAGTCTTCTTGGTTGGGTGCGGTGACTTTGGGAACATTGTTCTTGTTCATCGGTGCCACTGGTAAATCTGCACAGATTCCATTGTACGTTTGGCTTCCAGACGCGATGGCCGGTCCAACACCAGTTTCCGCGTTGATCCATGCGGCAACGATGGTGACTGCCGGTGTTTACATGATCGTCCGTCTGAATCCGTTGTTTATCATGGCTCCTAACACAATGATGGTGATTGCCGTTATTGGCGCGGCGACAGCGGTTTTTGCGGCGACAATCGGTATGACCCAATGGGACATCAAAAAAGTTTTGGCTTACTCTACAGTGTCACAACTTGGTTACATGTTCCTTGCTTGCGGAGTTGGTGCTTTCGGAGCAGCGATGTTCCACTTGATGACTCACGCTTTCTTTAAAGCGTTGATGTTCTTGGGATCTGGTTCTGTGATCCATGCAATGCACGAAGAACAAGATATTCGTAAGATGGGCGGACTTAAAAAGTATATGCCGATTACGCACATCACGTTCCTTCTTGGTTGGCTCGCGATCATCGGTATGCCTCCATTTGCGGGTTTCTTCTCTAAGGATGAAATCTTGGCTTACGCCTTCAACTCACCAATGGGTTCTCCAGTGTTGTGGGCTGCGGGTGCTTTGGGTGCGACTTTGACGGCGTTCTATATGACTCGTTTGATGGCTTTGACTTTCTGGGGTAAAAGCCGCGTTCCGAAAGAAGTTCATCCTCATGAATCTCCGGCGTTGATGACGATTCCTTTGATCGTTCTTGCGGTTCTTTCTGTGATCGGTGGGTGGATTGGTATTCCGCACGTGATCGGTGAAGGTTTGGGACATATTCCAAACGTGTGGGAGCACTGGTTGCACCCACTTATTTCTCCGATCCCTGGATGGCAGCCGATTGAGCACACGACTGAATGGACTTTGATGGGCGTGTCAGTTGGATTGGCTTTGATCTCTGCGATCGTGGCTTATCAGTTCTATGTGAAATCTCCGGAAACTCCGAAGAAAATCGCAGCGAGCATCAAGCCTGTTTACAACCTTGTGTATAACAAATACTTCGTTGATGAAGCGTACTTTGGTTTCATTATCAATCCGCTTGTGAACATCAGTAAAAACACTTGGTACTATATTGATGTGAACTTCATCGACAAGATGACTTATTGGGCCGGAGACCTTGCGCGTGGCATGGGTTCAATGGTTCGTTCTATCCAAACCGGCAATATGCAACAGTACGCGATGTACATCGGCATCGGTGTTGTTGTCGCTCTTTCATTTGTGATCATGAGGTAA
- the nuoK gene encoding NADH-quinone oxidoreductase subunit NuoK, whose product MNTEIINNIGLTHYLVLAALLFVTGMAGVLLRRNVIVLLMSIELMLNSVNLTFVAFSKFLGLLDGHIMVFFVMTIAAAEAAVGLALAVSIFKRFNEVNIRFFEHLKG is encoded by the coding sequence ATGAACACTGAGATCATCAACAACATTGGTCTGACTCACTATTTGGTTTTGGCAGCTCTTTTGTTCGTCACGGGAATGGCCGGAGTTCTTCTTCGCCGTAACGTGATCGTTCTTTTGATGTCGATTGAATTGATGTTGAACTCTGTGAACTTAACGTTCGTAGCATTCAGCAAATTCTTGGGTCTTTTAGATGGACACATCATGGTGTTTTTCGTCATGACAATCGCTGCGGCGGAAGCGGCAGTAGGTTTGGCTTTGGCGGTGTCGATCTTTAAACGATTCAACGAAGTTAACATCCGCTTCTTTGAGCACTTGAAAGGATAA
- a CDS encoding NADH-quinone oxidoreductase subunit J, whose product MTADAFLFWFLAIVTLVSGLSVILMSNPIYSALCLAMTMVGVSALFVTLNAYFIAGVQLIVYAGAVMVLFVMVIMLFDLKKDLQAFTRGKFTGAVKIASVGLLAGLVVGAIAMSVGLLTEKTTDNPVTTGTGMEATKQLGHILFTKYIFGFEALGVLLLVIAVGAVALARSKGGTHEH is encoded by the coding sequence GTGACAGCAGATGCTTTTCTATTTTGGTTTCTAGCGATCGTCACTCTGGTCAGCGGCCTGAGTGTGATCCTTATGTCGAACCCGATCTACTCGGCTCTTTGCTTGGCAATGACGATGGTGGGTGTGTCGGCTTTGTTTGTAACTTTAAACGCTTACTTTATCGCCGGTGTTCAGTTGATTGTTTACGCCGGAGCGGTCATGGTCCTCTTCGTTATGGTGATCATGCTCTTTGACTTAAAGAAAGATCTTCAAGCGTTTACGCGCGGTAAGTTCACAGGAGCTGTGAAAATTGCCTCTGTCGGACTTCTTGCGGGACTTGTTGTTGGTGCGATTGCGATGTCAGTCGGTCTTTTGACTGAAAAAACGACGGACAATCCAGTGACAACGGGAACAGGAATGGAAGCGACGAAACAGTTGGGCCATATCTTGTTCACAAAATATATCTTCGGATTTGAAGCTTTGGGCGTTTTGCTTCTTGTAATCGCTGTCGGAGCTGTTGCCCTTGCGCGCAGTAAAGGTGGAACACATGAACACTGA
- a CDS encoding complex I subunit 1/NuoH family protein, whose product MGKDIFEITVNGLKLVIIFLMMVQAVPILVWLERRGSAFIQNRLGPNRVGPLGLMQLLADAVKFLTKENFVPDTAKPLLYYAAPVFALIPGAVAFSAIPMSTPIQVGTFEMFGTTWGPYSFLVQGYDIGVGIVFILGVSSLAAYTLLMAGWGSGNKYSLMGALRASAQTISYELALGLSIVGVIMLYGTFDLTAMTIAQQGPLTFSFMGYTVSSPYIPNWGIFYQPLAALLFFTTTFAESNRLPFDLAEGESELVAGFHTEYGGFKFNMFFIGEYGHMMIASGLMALFFFGGYSIPYVSVAQVQEWAASVTSSPSWASALVALIHFLVFNIKFAFFLWVFIWVRWTLPRFRYDQLMDFGWKTLLPWALGNTILTALIIYIASL is encoded by the coding sequence ATGGGTAAAGATATTTTCGAGATAACCGTTAACGGTTTAAAACTTGTCATCATCTTTTTGATGATGGTTCAAGCAGTTCCTATTCTTGTATGGCTTGAGCGTCGTGGATCTGCCTTCATCCAAAATCGTTTGGGACCAAACCGCGTTGGACCTTTGGGTTTAATGCAGCTTTTGGCCGATGCGGTGAAATTCTTGACGAAAGAAAACTTCGTTCCTGATACAGCAAAACCATTGTTGTACTACGCAGCTCCGGTGTTTGCGTTGATTCCAGGTGCGGTGGCTTTCTCTGCAATTCCAATGTCGACACCAATTCAAGTGGGCACGTTTGAAATGTTCGGCACGACTTGGGGTCCATACTCTTTCCTAGTTCAAGGTTACGATATCGGTGTTGGTATCGTTTTCATCTTGGGTGTTTCTTCTTTGGCTGCTTACACATTGTTGATGGCGGGTTGGGGATCAGGAAATAAGTATTCTTTGATGGGTGCTCTTCGCGCTTCAGCGCAAACGATCTCTTACGAGTTGGCGCTGGGTCTTTCAATCGTTGGCGTGATCATGCTTTACGGAACGTTTGATTTGACAGCGATGACGATAGCTCAACAAGGTCCTTTGACTTTTTCGTTCATGGGTTACACGGTTTCTTCTCCGTACATCCCGAACTGGGGTATCTTCTATCAACCTCTTGCAGCTTTGTTGTTCTTTACAACGACATTCGCAGAATCCAACCGTTTGCCATTCGACTTGGCAGAGGGTGAGTCTGAGCTTGTTGCCGGTTTCCACACAGAGTACGGCGGCTTTAAGTTCAACATGTTCTTCATCGGTGAATACGGTCACATGATGATTGCATCGGGCTTGATGGCTTTGTTCTTCTTTGGTGGTTACAGCATTCCTTATGTTTCTGTAGCGCAAGTTCAAGAGTGGGCAGCATCTGTGACTTCTTCGCCTTCATGGGCAAGTGCTTTGGTCGCTCTGATTCACTTCTTGGTGTTTAACATCAAGTTTGCATTCTTCCTTTGGGTGTTCATCTGGGTTCGTTGGACTCTTCCACGTTTCCGTTACGATCAGCTGATGGATTTTGGTTGGAAGACACTTCTTCCATGGGCGTTGGGAAACACTATTTTAACAGCGCTTATCATCTACATCGCATCTTTGTGA
- a CDS encoding NADH-quinone oxidoreductase subunit A, with protein MPLGGVIFIVIFIALFGAFLLWVASKTGGKAIYHPIKYEPYECGIPALDKKDTKVSVKYYLTAILFILFDIEIIFMYPWAISFREFISTGAGAFVFISMMVFIAVFIFGLFWEVKSKALEWD; from the coding sequence GTGCCACTCGGTGGAGTCATATTCATCGTCATTTTCATTGCTCTTTTTGGAGCTTTTTTACTGTGGGTTGCAAGCAAAACTGGCGGCAAAGCCATCTATCATCCCATCAAATACGAACCGTACGAGTGCGGTATTCCTGCTCTTGATAAGAAAGATACAAAAGTATCAGTGAAGTATTACCTCACTGCCATTCTTTTCATTCTTTTCGATATTGAGATCATCTTCATGTATCCGTGGGCAATTTCTTTCCGCGAATTTATCTCCACGGGTGCGGGTGCGTTTGTGTTTATCTCGATGATGGTTTTCATCGCGGTCTTCATCTTCGGACTTTTCTGGGAAGTAAAATCAAAAGCATTGGAATGGGACTAG